The window TTCTTCTTTACTAATGATATTGATAATTATTTTTTGTTTAGTTCAATTAGGTCCATTACCTGTACTAATTCCAGCAATTGTATGGTTATATTGGAACGGTAACACTACTTGGGGAACAGTCTTGCTAGTATGGAGTTGTATAGTATGTGTTTTAGATCATATATTACGTCCTATTCTTATACGTATGGGTGCTGATTTACCAACTGTATTAATTTTATCAGGAGTTATAGGTGGATTAATTGCATTTGGTATGATTGGTCTATTTGTTGGACCGGTAGTATTAGTTATATCATATCGTCTTATTTCTTCTTGGATGGATGAAATTCCAGCTCCGAGTTCTTTATCGAAAGAATCGAAAAAACATTTTTTATTAAAGAACAAAATTAAAAATAAGTAATAATCTGTATTATTTAGGACTATTTTGAGTATGTCTTTTTTAAAGATTAACTCATATTAGAAATATGAAACTATTTCTATTGGTTCTTGAAGTGTTTTTATAATTTATTAATGATTATTATTCATAATAAGAAAATTTTACATAATGTAAATTTAATAATAATTATAATGAAATAGCGAAGTACTTGTAATATTCATGCGAATTAATATTAAATTTAGAGTTTATAACCATTTTAGAGTTACAATTTTTGTACGTTTTTTTGAAAATATATTTAAATATTACATATGTATATTTAAAATATTTTTAATTTTTTAAAAATATATGAGTTTTAGAAAATATGGTAGTTATAATAGTAAAATTTAATGGATTCAAAAATTTTTTATTATATATACATAACAATTTTACAATTATTTTCAATAAAAATGTTTTTAGAAACAAATTTATAGAAATGTTTTATACAGAATATTTTTTAATTATTGTTTTTATCTTTAACATGTACTGTTACAAAATTTATAACCAATATTTTTTTTAATAAAATTATTGTTTATATTGTATGTAAAGGAAATTTAGAGAAAAATATGAAGAAAACAGATGAATTGAGAACAATACGAATTGATCCATTAATTACTCCAGTTGAGTTAGCACACCATTATCCGATTACTTCTTCTATTATGGATACTGTTATTAAAGCTAGAAAGAATATAGCTAATATTATGACAGGAACTGATTCGCGTTTGTTAGTTGTAATAGGCCCATGTTCAGTACATGATCCTTTAGCTGCCGTAGAATATGCACAAAGATTAAATGAATTGCGAAAAAAATATTTTTCTCGTCTTGAAATTGTAATGCGTACTTATTTTGAAAAGCCGCGTACTGTAGTAGGATGGAAGGGACTCATTTCAGACCCTGATTTAGATGGTAGTTTTCGTGTTAATCATGGTTTATCAATAGCTAGAAAGTTACTTTTAGATATTAATTCATTAGGTCTCCCGGCTGCTACTGAATTTTTAGACATAGTTATTGGACAATTTATAGCAGATTTAATAAGTTGGGGTGCAATAGGTGCGAGAACTACTGAAAGTCAAATTCATCGTGAAATGGCATCTGCGTTATCTTGCCCGGTAGGATTTAAGAATGGAACTGATGGAAATATACGCATTGCAATAGATGCTATTCGTGCTGCTAGTGTTAAACATTTGTTTTTAGCACCTAACAAGCATGGAAAGATGACTATAAATCATACTAGTGGAAATCCATTCGGTCATGTTATTATGCGTGGAGGAAAATCTCCAAATTATCATGCTAAAGATATAGATTTAACTGTAAGGTATTTACAAGAATTTAATCTTCCAGAATATTTAATGATTGATTTTAGTCATGGAAATTGTTTAAAACAACATAGACGCCAATGTGATGTAGGGGAATCGATAGCTAAGCAAATAAGAGATGGTTCTACTGCTATATTTGGTGTTATGATTGAGAGCTTTATAGAAGAAGGTTCTCAAAAAGTAGTTGATGAAAAAAAATTAATTTATGGAAAATCAATAACAGATCCTTGTTTAGGATGGAATGATAGTATATATATTCTTAAGCAGTTAGCAAATGCTGTGAATAGTCGATTTTAATTTTAATTGTTATATGGCGATTTTAATTAATATTTTTTAGTTATGTAATTAGTGAATATATAAATTCAATTTTTAAGATTTAATATTTTTATTTAATTTTTTATATTTTTAAATTTAAACATAATAGTTTATATTTTACTCTTCGATAGAATACAGTCAATAAAATGTTTCTAAGGGTTTGAAATGCCGGTTATTACGTTATCTGATGGACGTAAATTAATATATAACAGTTCTGTTTCACTTTTTGAAATTGCAAATGATATTTCACCAAATTTAGTAAAAAATTTTTGTTTTGGAAATGTTAATGATATTAGTCTAAGTAGAGATACTATCATAAGTTATGATGCTTATGTCGAAATTATTTATAATAATAATTTAACTTTTTTAAACATTATACGAAATACTTTTATTTGCATTTTAGGACACGCTGCAAAAGAACTTTGGCCGAACGTAAAAATTGGGACAGGTTCTGTCATAGAAAATGGATTCTATTGTGACATAGAATGTGACTTTGTGTTTACGAGTTCACATATGAGTTTATTAGAATCTCAAATGTTAAATGTTTGTAAAAGAAAATACAAAGTTTGTACCCATAAAGTTACGTGGGAAAAGGCACACAAGATTTTTCAAGAGCGTTCTGAAAAATATAAGTTATTAGTTTTAAAAAATGATTTTGATGGTAATAAATCCGTTTCTTTGTGCTTTCATCAAAATTATGTTGATTTTCAATTTGACATTGCCGTTCCGGATGTATCTTTTTGTAAATATTTTAAATTACTAAAATTTTCTGGTGTGTATTGGGATAGGAATAAAGAAAATAAAATTTTACAAAGAATTTATGGAACTGCTTGGGCTTCATCATGCGATTTGAAAAAATATTTAGAGTATATAGCACAGTCTGAAAAACGTGATCATAGGAAATTATCCAAAAGGTTAGATTTGTATCATCTTCAGGAAGAATCCCCGGGTATGATTTTTTGGCATCATAACGGAATGATCATTTTTCGAGAATTGAAAACACTTATACGAGAAAAGTTGCAAAGATATTGTTATCAAGAAGTCAAAACACCATCAATTATGGATATAAAGATTTGGGAAAAGAGTGGGCATTTAGACAATTATCAAGACCTTATGTTTATGACAAGTTCCGAAAAAAATGTATATGGAATTAAACCTATGAACTGCCCTGGTCACGTGCAAATTTTTAATAATGTTCTGCATTCTTATCGAGATCTTCCTGTTCGTATTTCGGAGTTTGGAAGTTGTCATAGAAATGAACCATCAGGTTCTTTACATGGATTAATGAGAATTAGGCATTTTACACAAGATGACGCTCACATTTTTTGTAGAGAAGATCAAGTTTGTGATGAAATTAGTAATTGCATAAAAATGATTTATGATGTATATGAAGTATTTGGTTTTAAAAAAATTTTAGTGAAATTATCAACTCGTCCTGAAAATAGAATTGGAAGCGATGCAATTTGGGATAGAGCTGAAGATAATTTGAAGTTTTCGTTAAAAGAAAATAATATATTATTTGAATATCAAAAAGGAGAAGGTGCATTTTATGGCCCGAAAATTGAATTATCATTACTGGATTGTTTAGGAAGAGTTTGGCAGTGTGCAACTATACAATTAGATTTTTATTTACCTATGAATTTAGGGGCTTTTTATATTGATGAAAATAATGCGAAAGTAGTTCCAATAATAATTCATAGAGCAGTTTTGGGTTCTATCGAACGATTTATTGGGATTTTAATAGAAGAATATTCTGGAAATTTTCCAACATGGATATCTCCTGTTCAAGTAGTAATTATAAGTGTAAATAGAAGTCATATTAAATATGCTGAGAAATTATTTAATAGTTGGTTTTATTTAGGTATACGAGTAAAATTAGATGTAAGAAGTGAAAAAGTTAGTTTTAAGATCAGAGAATGCATTGTAAAAAAAATTCCATATATTGTTATTTGTGGAGATAAGGAAGTAGCTAAAAATAAAGTTACTTTTAGAACTCGATCAGGAAAGAACGTTGAATTAGTAGACATACAATATTTCGTTTCAAAATTGCAAAAAGAAATTGTTAACCGAAGTTTACATCTTTTGGAGGAATAAAGTATTAAAGTCGTAAAGAAAATTCAAATATTAAAACCAAACCGTATAAATAATGAAATTCGTTCTTCTAAGGTACGTTTAACTGATATTCATGGAGAACAGATTGGTATTGTTGCTTTTCACGAAGCTTTAAAGAGAGCAAAAGAATTAGGAGTAGATTTAGTTGAAATTAGTCCGAATGCTGAACCTCCGGTATGTCGTATTATGAACTATGGAAAGTTTTTATATCAAAAAAGTAAATCTATTAAAAAACAGAAAAAAAAACAGAAAGTAGTGAACGTGAAAGAAATAAAATTCCGTCCTGGTACTGATGAAAGTGATTATCAAGTTAAGCTTCGTAATTCTATACGTTTTTTAGAAAATGGAAATAAAGTTAAAATAACTTTGCGTTTCCGAGGACGTGAAATGGTACATCAACAGATTGGTGTAAAGGTATTGAATCGTATTAAAAATGATTTATTAGAATTATCTTTAGTAGAAGTGTTTCCCTCTAAAATAGAAGGTCGTCAAATGATTATGGTTTTAGCACCTAAAAAAAAGCAGCAATGAAAATAGTATTATTTTACTAAACTTTATTTAATTATGGTTAATTATATTTGTTATATGTATTGTTAACGGAATATTGAAATGCCTAAGATAAAAACTTTGCGTAGTGCAGCTAAACGTTTTACGAAAACTGCATCTGGTATGTTTAAACGTAAACAAGCCAATTTGCGACACATTTTAACAAAAAAATCTTCTGATCGCAAAAGGCATTTGCGTTCGAAGGCAATGGTTTCTAAATGCGATCAAAAAAAGATACGTCTATTTCTACCTTATTTATAAAGTAAATTTAAATTCATGTTAAAAGAGTATAACATAATATGGCTCGTGTAAAACGTGGAGTAAATGCTCGTTATCGTCATAAGAAGATATTAAAGAAAACTAAAGGTTATTACGGTGCACGTTCGAGAACGTATAGATCAGCGTGTCAAGCTGTTATTAAATCAGGGCAATATTCTTATCGTGATCGTCGTCAAAAAAAACGTCAATTCAGAAAATTATGGATTTCTCGTATTAATGCTGCGGTACGTGAGAATCAAATTTCT of the Buchnera aphidicola (Schlechtendalia chinensis) genome contains:
- a CDS encoding 3-deoxy-7-phosphoheptulonate synthase — its product is MKKTDELRTIRIDPLITPVELAHHYPITSSIMDTVIKARKNIANIMTGTDSRLLVVIGPCSVHDPLAAVEYAQRLNELRKKYFSRLEIVMRTYFEKPRTVVGWKGLISDPDLDGSFRVNHGLSIARKLLLDINSLGLPAATEFLDIVIGQFIADLISWGAIGARTTESQIHREMASALSCPVGFKNGTDGNIRIAIDAIRAASVKHLFLAPNKHGKMTINHTSGNPFGHVIMRGGKSPNYHAKDIDLTVRYLQEFNLPEYLMIDFSHGNCLKQHRRQCDVGESIAKQIRDGSTAIFGVMIESFIEEGSQKVVDEKKLIYGKSITDPCLGWNDSIYILKQLANAVNSRF
- the thrS gene encoding threonine--tRNA ligase is translated as MPVITLSDGRKLIYNSSVSLFEIANDISPNLVKNFCFGNVNDISLSRDTIISYDAYVEIIYNNNLTFLNIIRNTFICILGHAAKELWPNVKIGTGSVIENGFYCDIECDFVFTSSHMSLLESQMLNVCKRKYKVCTHKVTWEKAHKIFQERSEKYKLLVLKNDFDGNKSVSLCFHQNYVDFQFDIAVPDVSFCKYFKLLKFSGVYWDRNKENKILQRIYGTAWASSCDLKKYLEYIAQSEKRDHRKLSKRLDLYHLQEESPGMIFWHHNGMIIFRELKTLIREKLQRYCYQEVKTPSIMDIKIWEKSGHLDNYQDLMFMTSSEKNVYGIKPMNCPGHVQIFNNVLHSYRDLPVRISEFGSCHRNEPSGSLHGLMRIRHFTQDDAHIFCREDQVCDEISNCIKMIYDVYEVFGFKKILVKLSTRPENRIGSDAIWDRAEDNLKFSLKENNILFEYQKGEGAFYGPKIELSLLDCLGRVWQCATIQLDFYLPMNLGAFYIDENNAKVVPIIIHRAVLGSIERFIGILIEEYSGNFPTWISPVQVVIISVNRSHIKYAEKLFNSWFYLGIRVKLDVRSEKVSFKIRECIVKKIPYIVICGDKEVAKNKVTFRTRSGKNVELVDIQYFVSKLQKEIVNRSLHLLEE
- the infC gene encoding translation initiation factor IF-3, coding for MKVVKKIQILKPNRINNEIRSSKVRLTDIHGEQIGIVAFHEALKRAKELGVDLVEISPNAEPPVCRIMNYGKFLYQKSKSIKKQKKKQKVVNVKEIKFRPGTDESDYQVKLRNSIRFLENGNKVKITLRFRGREMVHQQIGVKVLNRIKNDLLELSLVEVFPSKIEGRQMIMVLAPKKKQQ
- the rpmI gene encoding 50S ribosomal protein L35; this encodes MPKIKTLRSAAKRFTKTASGMFKRKQANLRHILTKKSSDRKRHLRSKAMVSKCDQKKIRLFLPYL
- the rplT gene encoding 50S ribosomal protein L20, whose translation is MARVKRGVNARYRHKKILKKTKGYYGARSRTYRSACQAVIKSGQYSYRDRRQKKRQFRKLWISRINAAVRENQISYSRFMYGLKKASIDIDRKMLSDIAIFDKTSFDLLVRSSKNAL